Proteins from one Planctomyces sp. SH-PL62 genomic window:
- a CDS encoding ABC transporter ATP-binding protein — protein MIRVIAEGLVKRYGRVAAVDHASLELPPGELTCLLGPPGAGKTTLARLLAGLESADDGEIYFGDRMVQALPPRDRGVGMVFRDHALWPALSVRDNVAYPLKLQGVPGRERRRRVDETLAALRVDTLADLRPAALTPGQSLRVALARALIAQPDVLILDEPLAGVEPQGRDDAWDEIRRARVEAGLTTLLLTSAVPEALARADRLAVMDLGRILQSGTPHELYTQPVDVFVARLLGPTNLLQGQVDGLSHDPSRREVVVRTPVGRLVARTNLPAPTATTSLTVSIRPESLALGPGIPSDANRFPATIERITFQGSTRRILLRGPGDWPVTALALQSQSAHVREGQSVTLSIAPENVTLLPGKFAVGGGS, from the coding sequence ATGATCCGTGTCATCGCCGAAGGTCTGGTCAAGCGTTACGGCCGCGTCGCGGCCGTCGATCACGCGTCGCTCGAACTGCCGCCGGGCGAGCTGACCTGCCTGCTCGGCCCGCCGGGAGCGGGCAAGACCACGCTCGCGAGGCTGCTGGCCGGGCTCGAATCGGCCGACGACGGCGAGATCTATTTCGGCGACCGCATGGTCCAGGCCCTTCCCCCGCGCGATCGGGGCGTCGGCATGGTCTTCCGCGATCACGCCCTCTGGCCCGCGCTCTCGGTGCGCGACAACGTGGCCTACCCGCTGAAGCTCCAGGGCGTCCCCGGCCGCGAGCGTCGGCGACGGGTCGACGAGACGCTCGCCGCGCTGCGGGTCGACACCCTGGCCGACCTCCGCCCCGCCGCCCTGACGCCCGGCCAGTCGCTGCGCGTGGCCCTGGCCCGCGCCCTGATCGCCCAGCCCGACGTCCTGATCCTGGACGAGCCGCTCGCGGGCGTCGAGCCCCAGGGGCGCGACGACGCCTGGGACGAGATCCGTCGCGCCCGCGTGGAGGCCGGCCTGACCACGCTCCTGTTGACCTCGGCGGTCCCCGAGGCCCTCGCCCGCGCCGACCGCCTGGCGGTGATGGACCTCGGTCGCATCCTCCAGAGCGGCACGCCCCACGAGTTGTACACCCAGCCGGTCGACGTCTTCGTCGCGCGGCTGCTCGGCCCGACCAACCTGCTGCAAGGCCAGGTCGACGGCCTCAGCCACGACCCCTCCCGCCGGGAGGTCGTCGTCCGCACGCCGGTCGGCCGCCTCGTGGCCCGCACCAACCTCCCGGCGCCCACGGCGACCACCTCGCTGACGGTCTCCATCCGGCCGGAGTCGCTCGCGCTGGGGCCCGGAATCCCCAGCGACGCCAACCGCTTCCCGGCGACCATCGAGCGGATCACCTTCCAGGGCTCCACCCGCCGCATCCTCCTCCGAGGCCCCGGCGATTGGCCCGTCACCGCGCTGGCCCTGCAGAGCCAGTCGGCGCACGTCCGCGAGGGCCAGAGCGTGACCCTCTCGATCGCCCCCGAGAACGTCACGCTCCTTCCCGGCAAGTTCGCCGTCGGCGGCGGATCCTAG
- the carA gene encoding glutamine-hydrolyzing carbamoyl-phosphate synthase small subunit, producing MGTAKLALEDGSVFTGRSFGAQGEIEGEVVFNTSMTGYQEILTDPSYHGQIVAMTYPEIGNYGVNTEDAESRRPWVRGFVVRELSSRVSNFRAEKSLAAYLEENGVVGVSGIDTRALVRLTRVQGALRGILSTADLDDASLVAKARKSPGMVGRALASEVMPSEAKVWDSGLDQDYQFDASGRGGSEVRRRADGAKRPHVVAMDFGMKWSIPRHLVDIGCRVTVVPGSASAEAVMEHQPDGVFLSNGPGDPRPLVEATNVLKTLIRTAAESRGIPIFGICLGHQLLGQAFGADTFKLRFGHRGANHPVRNEATGKIEITVQNHGFAVDPSTLPADVVASHVNLNDQTLEGLRHTRLPVFGVQYHPEAAAGPHDSQYLFDEFRTAMA from the coding sequence ATGGGCACGGCGAAACTGGCGCTCGAAGACGGCTCGGTGTTCACGGGCCGCTCATTCGGGGCTCAGGGCGAGATCGAGGGCGAGGTCGTGTTCAACACGAGCATGACCGGCTATCAGGAGATCCTCACCGACCCCTCGTACCACGGCCAGATCGTGGCGATGACCTACCCCGAGATCGGCAACTACGGCGTGAACACCGAGGACGCCGAGAGCCGACGGCCCTGGGTCCGCGGGTTCGTGGTGCGAGAGCTGAGCAGTCGGGTCAGCAACTTCCGGGCGGAGAAGTCCCTGGCGGCCTACCTGGAGGAGAACGGCGTCGTCGGCGTGTCGGGGATCGACACCCGAGCCCTGGTGCGGCTGACGCGAGTCCAGGGCGCCCTCCGGGGAATCCTGTCGACCGCCGACCTCGACGACGCCAGCCTCGTCGCCAAGGCCCGCAAGAGCCCGGGGATGGTCGGCCGCGCCCTCGCCAGCGAGGTCATGCCGAGCGAGGCGAAGGTCTGGGACTCGGGCCTGGACCAGGATTACCAGTTCGACGCCTCGGGACGGGGGGGGTCGGAAGTGCGTCGCCGGGCGGACGGGGCGAAGCGTCCGCACGTCGTGGCGATGGACTTCGGCATGAAGTGGAGCATCCCCCGGCACCTGGTCGACATCGGCTGCCGGGTCACCGTGGTCCCCGGCTCGGCGTCTGCCGAGGCCGTGATGGAGCACCAACCCGACGGCGTGTTCCTCTCCAACGGCCCCGGCGACCCCCGCCCCCTCGTCGAGGCCACCAACGTCCTCAAGACCCTGATCCGGACCGCCGCGGAGTCGCGAGGCATCCCCATCTTCGGCATCTGCCTGGGCCATCAACTCCTCGGCCAGGCGTTCGGGGCCGACACCTTCAAGCTCCGATTCGGCCACCGGGGCGCCAACCACCCGGTCCGCAACGAGGCCACCGGGAAGATCGAGATCACCGTCCAGAACCACGGGTTCGCCGTCGACCCATCCACCCTGCCGGCCGACGTGGTCGCCAGCCACGTCAACCTCAACGACCAGACGCTCGAAGGGCTCCGGCACACCCGCCTGCCCGTCTTCGGCGTCCAGTACCACCCCGAGGCCGCCGCCGGCCCGCACGACAGCCAGTACCTGTTCGACGAGTTCCGCACGGCGATGGCCTGA